The following proteins come from a genomic window of Pocillopora verrucosa isolate sample1 chromosome 6, ASM3666991v2, whole genome shotgun sequence:
- the LOC131793871 gene encoding LOW QUALITY PROTEIN: potassium voltage-gated channel subfamily A member 1 (The sequence of the model RefSeq protein was modified relative to this genomic sequence to represent the inferred CDS: inserted 3 bases in 2 codons; deleted 15 bases in 9 codons; substituted 4 bases at 4 genomic stop codons), with protein sequence MQRKIRGAENGQNVVLQQKVTINVRGEMFETFEHTLSRFPRNLSGVSNXRTRFTHPIRREYYFDRDQAFFNLETFLYSQSNGILSTPETVSYEIFSSEXKFFQLDGFYESSDENSMAQLASSRRKANRSLPCLRKFNRTRRNVWRFFFDQPITPAERTYTKLSLIRDRSXICWFSLCLESLPELPKKTGHSFHNQKCNSNNGSCGLLCCLVICYVVFTIWFYRGVDFSVHCAHQRFAQFVISFSFFSGNYFFCHSLYVKKNRVVFKNGTGQAASHVVPDQILRCLRLARLLKLKRYRVSIRLRFETLWHSRAYEALFVVCIVFNTIFCLSIFVYFSXGEGESLSIVLSIPATFWFTIITLSSVGYGDFICRTSAIGKLVGTFXLYGGTVAMFCFTPVLFTEFRKSWQRYYXEMLEIKAQRGEAARADDQVHYRSQTVRLRCQDKVSQALLERANAVHG encoded by the exons ATGCAGCGGAAAATTCGAGGGGCAGAAAACGGGCAAAATGTTGTGCTTCAACAAAAAGTTACGATTAACGTGCGCGGCGAGATG TTCGAAACATTTGAACACACTTTGTCTCGCTTTCCGAGGAACCTTTCTGGGGTCTCAAACTAACGGACCCGA TTTACACATCCGATTCGGcgagaatattattttgatagaGATCAGGCGTTTTTTAACCTCGAGACTTTTTTGTATTCTCAGTCAAATGGAATCCTCTCCACGCCGGAAACTGTTTCGTATGAGATATTCTCTTCGGAATAAAAGTTCTTCCAACTCGATGGCTTTTACGAATCTTCCGATGAGAACTCGATGGCACAACTTGCT AGCTCGAGACGAAAAGCGAACCGAAGTTTGCCGTGCTTGCGAAAGTTCAATAGGACAAGAAGAAACGTGTGGCgtttttttttcgatcaacCAATT ACTCCGGCGGAGAGAACGTACACAAAGTTGTCGTTGATACGGGACCGTTCCTAGATCTGCTGGTTTTCTTTGTGTCTAGAGTCACTGCCAGAATTACCGAAGAAAACCGGACACAGCTTTCACAATCAGAAATGTAATTCCAACAATGGAAGCTGTGGCTTATTATGCTGTTTGGTCATCTGTTATGTGGTCTTTACTATATGGTTTTACCGTGGAGTTGATTTCTCCGTTCATTGTGCGCACCAAAGATTCGCGCAATTCGTGATCTCCTTTAGTTTTTTTAGTGGAAATTACTTCTTTTGTCACTCATTgtacgtgaaa aaaaatagggtcGTGTTTAAGAACGGTACGGGTCAGGCTGCAAGCCATGTTGTACCAGATCAGATTTTGCGTTGTCTTCGCTTAGCGAGGCTACTTAAACTGAAACGATATCGCGTCAGCATACGACTTCGGTTTGAAACATTGTGG CACTCGCGAGCATATGAAGCCTTGTTCGTAGTGTGTATAGTGtttaacacaattttt tgtttatcCATCTTCGTGTATTTTTCCTAGGGCGAAGGGGAAAGCCTCTCAATTGTACTTAGTATTCCGGCTACATTCTGGTTCACCATAATAACCCTTTCAAGCGTAGGATACGGAGACTTTATC TGCCGGACCTCAGCGATAGGAAAGTTGGTGGGCACATT TTTGTATGGAGGCACTGTAGCCATGTTCTGT TTTACCCCTGTATTGTTCACGGAATTTCGCAAATCCTGGCAGCGTTATT GCGAAATGTTGGAAATAAAAGCACAGAGAGGCGAAGCTGCCCGTGCAGATGATCAAGTACACTACAGAAGCCAAACTGTACGTCTACGATGTCAGGATAAAGTCTCTCAGGCTCTACTGGAAAGAGCGAATGCCGTACATGGATAA
- the LOC131793100 gene encoding monocarboxylate transporter 10-like, with amino-acid sequence MGDDKRAVRSISDADHELVRISGRRNFLDTPNCKAGSISLASDIKIIPEGGWGWMICGAAFVTQFIVMGIHNSFGILYTTLLEEYKAWVGSVSVGVMYVFGPITSGLSERLGCRVVALLGGLLCFLGMLMTSFVSDLTKLYVTYGVLWGIGTSFCYFPTLTAPGEYFCKRLSLVNGIVTAGSGIGTLTFGPVLQYILQRYGLSTSLRILSGVSLLLLLAALTYRPFRSPLEELFEVKRQPRPFFDFSVWQNKAFCVYTAAVAIFMLGYFIPYVHLVSHVEGLGISPSKAALLIGFMSIASTISRLGFGKFSDHPRVNRLFMTQLAILGFGVTTTLSPLARSYASLLTVVVALGLFDGLYVVLIAVLNTDIVGVHKLPAAIGSLYGVISFTLTLGPPFAGLMYDMLNSYHTAFYICGATTTLSSCLMFLIPWLMPNQQGGVFRRDSCQSRLEGLLNSQSSTPCTRKHSRSFFAGRSVKSRSLDSGNSSLSSPVTGEISLCEADRAEQEYLAGFTIDNEADVATDGASNEKSSFSMDTSINTVFNASMSHRGSITKFLLQQQLQSQSRASTPLSGSRRGSSQSPMGLQSGGSSSRSSMSSSLGFRTSSSSPSRGKGSFKRSLSESRQGSFEVSEESSSEESFEPISSEPEGEMDTLSLGQLFNEDTRRESGESTVVGSNWESGRSTVIAGTPKVFQSGMKDDDMLHLLAARLLQAMRGREQDDCGEERESTV; translated from the exons ATGGGCGATGACAAACGAGCGGTTCGCTCGATAAGTGATGCGGA CCATGAGCTCGTCAGGATCAGCGGACGAAGAAACTTCCTCGATACTCCAAATTGCAAAGCTGGATCGATTAGCCTCGCATCCGATATTAAAATTATTCCCGAAGGAGGCTGGGGATGGATGATCTGTGGCGCAGCATTTGTGACTCAGTTTATTGTTATGGGGATCCACAACTCGTTTGGTATTTTGTACACGACATTACTGGAGGAGTACAAAG CATGGGTGGGTTCAGTCAGTGTTGGAGTTATGTATGTATTTGGACCAATCACCAGCGGGCTCAGTGAAAGACTGGGTTGCAGAGTAGTGGCACTGCTTGGAGGTTTGCTGTGCTTCTTGGGAATGCTTATGACGTCATTTGTTTCCGACCTGACAAAGCTCTATGTGACTTACGGCGTCTTGTGGGGTATAGGGACGAGCTTCTGTTACTTCCCCACATTAACCGCTCCTGGGGAGTATTTTTGTAAGCGATTATCATTGGTAAATGGCATAGTTACTGCTG GAAGTGGAATTGGCACGCTGACATTCGGCCCAGTCCTCCAGTACATCCTCCAACGCTATGGCCTTTCTACTTCTCTGCGCATACTCAGTGGCGTATCACTGCTGTTGCTACTGGCTGCACTGACTTACAGGCCGTTTCGCTCACCTCTTGAGGAACTGTTTGAAGTAAAGCGACAGCCTAGGCCTTTCTTTGACTTCTCAGTATGGCAAAACAAAGCATTCTGTGTTTATACAGCAGCTGTGGCTATTTTCATGCTGGGTTATTTTATTCCTTATGTCCATTTG GTTAGTCACGTGGAGGGTCTGGGTATTTCACCTTCCAAAGCAGCTCTGCTGATTGGATTCATGTCCATCGCTTCAACGATCAGTCGGCTCGGATTCGGCAAGTTTTCCGACCATCCAAGGGTAAATCGATTGTTCATGACGCAGCTGGCGATTTTGGGCTTTGGAGTGACCACAACACTGAGTCCGCTGGCCAGAAGTTATGCATCCTTACTGACGGTGGTCGTGGCCTTGGGGCTGTTTGACGGATTGTACGTGGTGTTGATCGCGGTGCTCAATACTGATATCGTGGGAGTTCATAAGCTCCCAGCCGCAATAGGAAGTCTGTACGGAGTCATATCATTCACCCTTACGCTTGGACCTCCATTTGCTG GCCTTATGTACGACATGCTAAATTCTTACCACACAGCATTCTACATCTGTGGCGCCACCACTACCCTTTCCTCTTGTCTGATGTTTCTGATACCTTGGCTCATGCCCAACCAACAAGGAGGTGTCTTTCGCCGAGATTCCTGTCAGAGCCGCCTGGAAGGACTTCTAAACTCACAGTCATCTACTCCATGTACAAGGAAGCATTCCCGTTCATTTTTCGCCGGAAGATCGGTGAAGAGCCGAAGCTTGGATAGTGGAAATAGTAGCTTATCTAGCCCCGTAACCGGGGAGATCAGCCTTTGCGAAGCTGACAGGGCTGAGCAGGAGTACTTGGCAGGATTTACCATCGATAACGAAGCTGATGTGGCGACAGACGGGGCCTCTAATGAAAAGAGCAGCTTTTCCATGGATACAAGCATCAATACCGTCTTCAATGCTAGCATGTCACATCGAGGATCTATTACAAAGTTTCTATTGCAACAGCAGCTTCAATCCCAATCCAGAGCCTCCACTCCATTATCAGGTTCGCGCCGAGGATCATCACAAAGTCCCATGGGGTTGCAGTCGGGTGGTAGCTCATCCAGGAGCTCGATGAGTAGCAGTTTAGGTTTCAGAACTTCCTCCTCAAGCCCCTCGAGGGGGAAAGGCTCATTCAAAAGATCTCTATCAGAGTCAAGGCAAGGGTCCTTTGAGGTTTCCGAGGAATCAAGCAGCGAAGAATCTTTCGAACCGATTTCCTCTGAGCCCGAAGGAGAAATGGACACGTTGTCATTAGGGCAACTGTTTAATGAAGACACCCGACGAGAATCTGGTGAAAGCACGGTAGTGGGCTCAAACTGGGAGTCCGGTCGGAGCACTGTTATCGCAGGAACCCCGAAGGTCTTCCAGTCTGGAATGAAAGACGATGATATGCTTCATCTGCTAGCTGCTCGACTGTTGCAGGCCATGCGAGGAAGGGAGCAAGATGATTGTGGAGAAGAAAGGGAATCTACTGTTTAG